A window from Eretmochelys imbricata isolate rEreImb1 chromosome 23, rEreImb1.hap1, whole genome shotgun sequence encodes these proteins:
- the NUMBL gene encoding LOW QUALITY PROTEIN: numb-like protein (The sequence of the model RefSeq protein was modified relative to this genomic sequence to represent the inferred CDS: deleted 2 bases in 2 codons) translates to MNKLRQSLRRKKPAYAPEASRPHQWQADEEAVRRGKCSFPVRYLGHAEVEESRGMHVCEEAVKKLKTSGRKSVKSVLWVSADGLRVVDDKTKDLIVDQTIEKVSFCAPDRNFDKAFSYICRDGTARRWICHCFLALKDSGERLSHAVGCAFAACLERKQKREQECGVTASFGANRTSFARQGSFRAPAARPPDSQKAEAAPATTPSAPPGPAQPGSVSPPQGAPSPAEKGEGGPQHAIPRRHAPLEQLVRQGSFRGFPALSQRNSPFKRQLSLRLSDLPSTLQRTGGFPARGAVLELESTPPGDSDGISALCSQIDASFARPPADPFSPTATDGTASPPAGLPQEPAAWGEPGAGAPSPAPPFQPGHKRTPSEAERWLEEAAQTAKAQQLAPSAAPVPAALPATLPPYPVSYAAAPAPVGIFRPPHMQPAHVPAGAYPLAGPYGAPSVPVVGITPSQMVANVFCSTAQLPPSNSGGKAGPFPPALRGPVLPPPPQARPKSGGAAPWPPEPGQLGATAPPPAPPGPKPDPFEAQWAALGAKPPGGADPVNPFAGDLQKTFEIEL, encoded by the exons ATGAACAAGCTCCGGCAGAGCCTGCGGCGGAAGAAGCCGGCCTACGCGCCCGAGGCCAGCCGGCCTCACCAGTGGCAGGCGGACGAGGAGGCCGTTCGCCGGGGCAAGTGCAGCTTCCCCGTGCGG TACCTGGGCCACGCGGAGGTGGAGGAGTCCCGGGGGATGCACGTGTGTGAAGAGGCCGTGAAGAAGCTGAAAACA AGCGGGCGCAAGTCGGTGAAGTCAGTTCTGTGGGTGTCGGCCGACGGGCTGCGGGTCGTGGACGACAAAACAAAG gatctcATCGTCGACCAGACCATTGAGAAGGTTTCGTTCTGCGCCCCCGACCGCAACTTCGACAAGGCCTTTTCCTACATCTGCCGCGACGGCACCGCCCGCCGCTGGATCTGCCACTGCTTCCTGGCCCTCAAGGACTCG GGCGAGCGGCTGAGTCACGCCGTGGGCTGCGCCTTCGCCGCCTGCCTGGAGCGCAAGCAGAAGCGGGAGCAGGAGTGCGGGGTGACGGCCTCCTTCGGCGCCAACCGGACCAGCTTCGCCCGCCAGGGCTCCTTCCGCGCCCCGGCCGCCCGCCCGCCGGACAGCCAGAAAG CGGAGGCCGCCCCCGCCACCACCCCCTCGgcgccccccggccccgcccagcCGGGCAGCGTCTCCCCGCCGCAGGGGGCCCCCTCGCCGgcggagaagggggaggggggccccCAACACGCCATCCCGCGTCGCCACGCGCCCCTGGAGCAGCTGGTGCGGCAAGGCTCCTTCCGCGGCTTCCCCGCCCTCAGCCAGAGGAACTCGCCCTTCAAACGCCAGCTCTCGCTGCGGCTCAGCGACCTGCCCTCCACCCTGCAGCGCACGGGGGGCTTCCCGGCCCGGGGCGCCG tGCTGGAGCTGGAGTCGACCCCGCCCGGCGACAGCGACGGGATCAGTGCCCTCTGCAGCCAGATCGATGCCTCCttcgcccgcccgcccgccgacCCCTTCAGCCCCACGGCCACCGACGGCACCGCCTCCCCCCCCGCGGGGCTCCCCCAAG AGCCGGCCGCCTGGGGCGAGCCCGGGGCGGGGGCCCCCTCGCCGGCCCCCCCGTTCCAGCCCGGACACAAGCGGACCCCGTCGGAGGCCGAGCGCTGGCTGGAGGAGGCGGCCCAGACGGCCAAAGCTCAGCAGCTGGCCCCTTCCGCGGCACCCGTGCCCGCGGCCCTGCCCGCCACGCTG CCCCCCTACCCCGTGAGCTACGCCGCCGCGCCCGCCCCCGTGGGCATCTTCCGGCCGCCCCACATGCAGCCGGCCCACGTGCCCGCGGGGGCCTACCCGCTGGCCGGGCCCTACGGGGCGCCCAGCGTGCCCGTGGTGGGCATCACCCCCTCCCAGATGGTGGCCAACGTCTTCTGCTCCACTGCCCAGCTGCCGCCCTCGAACTCGGGGGGCAAGGCcggccccttcccccctgcgCTGCGTGGCCccgtgctgccccctcccccccaggcccgGCCCAAGTCCGGCGGCGCCGCCCCCTGGCCCCCGGAGCCGGGCCAGCTGGGGGCCAcggcc cccccgcccgccccccccgggcccaAGCCAGACCCCTTTGAGGCTCAGTGGGCGGCGCTGGGGGCCAAGCCCCCCGGGGGGGCCGACCCAGTCAACCCCTTCGCCGGAGACCTGCAGAAAACCTTTGAGATCGAGctgtga